In Candidatus Dormiibacterota bacterium, the following are encoded in one genomic region:
- a CDS encoding CocE/NonD family hydrolase, with amino-acid sequence MPPRIAARRRLVSAIAALLVLGATVPAAAVQGHAVPATWQPGPPVYGVGLTSNLPVTMADGTVLRADVYFPTDRGGTAPAPGTFPVLLVQTPYGKSLSGGAQAAQQSGGLSLGLSSYLVERGYINVVADVRGTGASEGTWGLFDPVQQQDGAALVRWAAALPHSDGKVGTYGPSYLGIDQLLTANALGPGSPLKAMFPIIAGNDLYRDTVTMGGLPVDEFNLPYMLMTGGLHSVDAPLENSQDPVGSLRVVAAHDRGLLSLQARLLLSTLTGGPEAYDGAYWQERRPQRWLAHVAALGIPTFLVGGWFDLFQRGQPLNYSGLQNAAAGRPVEAPMVAGQAVSGRYQLLMGPWYHVDAGSGIDLQKIELQWFDRWLKGVDTGIDRTTTPLHLFQLGSQRWLDTSRYPFDGLTPTTFYLGGAQGAGAPSANDGSLSRNPPSAPAGADETVWTGVSSPCSRQTDQWSAGAISATLQGVRAPAGNPCDRDDRSIQSGPGALTYTTAPFTGNTVIGGPVDVTVFATSTRPEVELVATLEDVAPSGESTPLTSGALLGSLRALDTARTWFAPDGRPLLPYHPYTRESAQAVPVGALTRYDIEVFPTFARLGAGHRLRVTLNTSDTPHLLPGPQQLLGLAGGVYAVQRNAAAASFIEVPLVAAPDERLLRWGMGG; translated from the coding sequence ATGCCGCCACGCATCGCCGCCCGGCGGCGGCTGGTCTCCGCGATCGCCGCGCTGCTCGTGCTCGGTGCCACCGTCCCCGCCGCCGCGGTCCAGGGCCACGCCGTCCCCGCCACCTGGCAGCCGGGACCGCCGGTCTACGGGGTGGGCCTGACCTCGAACCTCCCCGTGACCATGGCGGACGGCACCGTGCTCCGCGCCGACGTGTACTTCCCCACCGACCGGGGCGGGACGGCGCCGGCGCCGGGCACGTTCCCTGTCCTGCTGGTCCAGACCCCGTACGGCAAGTCGCTGAGCGGCGGCGCCCAGGCGGCGCAGCAGTCGGGCGGCCTCAGCCTGGGCCTGTCCTCGTACCTGGTCGAGCGCGGCTACATCAACGTCGTCGCCGACGTCCGCGGCACCGGCGCCTCCGAGGGGACCTGGGGGCTCTTCGACCCGGTCCAGCAGCAGGACGGCGCCGCCCTGGTGCGCTGGGCGGCGGCGCTGCCCCACTCCGACGGGAAGGTGGGCACCTACGGCCCCTCCTACCTCGGCATCGACCAGCTGCTCACCGCCAACGCGCTGGGCCCCGGCTCGCCGCTGAAGGCGATGTTCCCGATCATCGCCGGCAACGACCTGTACCGCGACACCGTCACGATGGGCGGCCTGCCCGTCGACGAGTTCAACCTCCCCTACATGCTGATGACCGGCGGGTTGCACAGCGTCGACGCGCCGCTGGAGAACTCCCAGGACCCGGTCGGCTCGCTGCGGGTGGTCGCCGCTCACGACCGGGGCCTGCTCTCGCTCCAGGCACGGCTGCTGCTCTCGACCCTCACCGGCGGCCCGGAGGCGTACGACGGCGCCTACTGGCAGGAGCGGCGGCCCCAGCGGTGGCTTGCCCACGTCGCCGCGCTGGGCATCCCCACCTTCCTCGTCGGTGGGTGGTTCGACCTCTTCCAGCGCGGCCAGCCGCTCAACTACTCGGGCCTGCAGAACGCCGCGGCGGGGCGCCCGGTGGAGGCGCCGATGGTCGCCGGGCAGGCGGTCTCGGGCCGCTACCAGCTGCTGATGGGCCCCTGGTACCACGTCGACGCCGGCAGCGGGATCGACCTGCAGAAGATCGAGCTGCAGTGGTTCGACCGCTGGCTGAAGGGGGTCGACACCGGCATCGACCGCACCACCACGCCGCTCCATCTCTTCCAGCTGGGCTCGCAGCGCTGGCTGGACACCTCCCGCTATCCGTTCGACGGTCTCACCCCGACCACGTTCTACCTCGGCGGCGCGCAGGGCGCCGGGGCACCGTCGGCCAACGACGGCAGCCTGAGCCGGAATCCGCCCAGCGCGCCCGCCGGCGCGGACGAGACCGTCTGGACGGGGGTGAGCAGCCCCTGCAGCCGGCAGACGGACCAGTGGTCGGCGGGCGCGATCAGCGCCACCCTGCAGGGGGTGCGAGCGCCCGCCGGCAACCCCTGCGACCGCGACGACCGCAGCATCCAGAGCGGTCCCGGCGCGCTGACGTACACCACCGCGCCGTTCACCGGGAACACCGTGATCGGCGGTCCCGTCGACGTCACCGTGTTCGCCACCTCGACCCGGCCGGAGGTCGAGCTGGTCGCCACCCTCGAGGACGTCGCCCCCTCCGGGGAGTCGACACCGCTGACCAGCGGGGCGCTGCTCGGCTCGCTGCGGGCCCTCGACACCGCGCGGACCTGGTTCGCGCCCGACGGCAGGCCGCTGCTCCCGTACCACCCCTACACCCGGGAGTCGGCGCAGGCGGTGCCGGTCGGTGCGCTGACCCGCTACGACATCGAGGTGTTCCCCACCTTCGCGCGGCTGGGGGCGGGGCATCGCCTCCGGGTCACCCTGAACACGTCCGACACCCCGCACCTCCTGCCCGGCCCGCAGCAGCTGCTCGGCCTCGCCGGGGGTGTGTACGCGGTGCAGCGCAACGCCGCCGCCGCGTCGTTCATCGAGGTCCCGCTGGTGGCGGCGCCGGACGAGCGGCTGCTGAGGTGGGGAATGGGAGGGTGA
- a CDS encoding SMP-30/gluconolactonase/LRE family protein — protein MAVATPTTLLVGGGFFEGPRWRDGRWWVSDFYRHAVVTVTPEGVEERVLEVAGQPSGLGWMPDGSMLVVSMRDHRVLRRTPSGEVTVHADLTSHCGGLLNDIVVDAEGRAWVGDFGFDLMGAADPRTTSLIRVDADGAATVAAEGLAFPNGSVITPDGGTLIVGETLACRYTAFSIAADGSLGDRRVWAQIAPSPELGSFAEMLPRVTVAPDGCCLDAEGHIWSADAVGGRCIRVAPGGAVVDEVRAPAGLGIFACMLGGDDGRTLLLCSAPDYFEHRRRDAREAVLLTTTVEVPHAGLP, from the coding sequence ATGGCGGTCGCGACACCGACCACGCTGCTCGTGGGGGGTGGCTTCTTCGAGGGCCCGCGCTGGCGCGACGGCCGCTGGTGGGTCTCGGACTTCTACCGCCACGCCGTTGTCACCGTGACTCCGGAGGGCGTCGAGGAGCGGGTCCTGGAGGTCGCCGGCCAACCGTCGGGGCTCGGCTGGATGCCCGACGGCTCGATGCTGGTGGTCTCGATGCGCGACCACCGGGTGCTGCGACGCACCCCGTCCGGCGAGGTCACCGTGCACGCCGACCTCACCAGCCACTGCGGCGGCCTGCTCAACGACATCGTGGTCGACGCCGAGGGCCGCGCCTGGGTGGGCGACTTCGGCTTCGACCTGATGGGGGCGGCCGATCCGCGGACCACCTCGCTGATCCGCGTCGACGCCGACGGCGCCGCCACCGTCGCCGCCGAGGGTCTGGCGTTCCCCAACGGCTCGGTGATCACCCCCGACGGCGGCACCCTGATCGTCGGCGAGACCCTCGCCTGCCGCTACACCGCGTTCTCGATCGCCGCCGACGGGTCGCTCGGCGACCGCCGGGTGTGGGCGCAGATCGCCCCCTCGCCCGAGCTCGGCTCGTTCGCCGAGATGCTGCCCCGGGTCACCGTCGCCCCCGACGGCTGCTGCCTCGACGCCGAGGGGCACATCTGGTCGGCCGATGCGGTCGGCGGGCGCTGCATCCGGGTGGCTCCGGGCGGCGCCGTCGTCGACGAGGTGCGCGCCCCCGCCGGCCTCGGCATCTTCGCCTGCATGCTCGGGGGCGACGACGGCCGCACCCTGCTGCTCTGCAGCGCCCCGGACTACTTCGAGCACCGGCGCCGCGACGCCCGTGAGGCGGTGCTGCTCACCACCACCGTCGAGGTGCCCCACGCGGGACTGCCCTGA
- a CDS encoding LLM class F420-dependent oxidoreductase, translated as MRIGIFLGEGGPPDPLDELIRRTRQAAADGFPSVWIPHIFGVDALIALAVIGREVPGIELGSAVIPTYPRHPLLMAQQALTTQLAIGGRLALGIGLSHQVVIEGMFGHSFEKPARHMREYLEVLLPALRQESVNVDGETVRAHGTITIPGAPPCPVLLAALAPRMLRLAGGMADGTITWMTGVRTLAEHIVPSIAAAAEEAGRPPPRVVVGLPVCVTDDVEEARRRAARGFVMYGQLPSYRAMLDREGAAGPADVVVAGDETAVRARLAAFGEAGATDFIAMEIGSTEERARTRALLAAAV; from the coding sequence ATGCGCATCGGCATCTTCCTCGGCGAGGGCGGCCCTCCCGACCCGCTCGACGAGCTGATCCGGCGCACCCGGCAGGCGGCGGCCGACGGCTTCCCGTCGGTGTGGATCCCCCACATCTTCGGCGTCGACGCCCTCATCGCCCTGGCGGTCATCGGACGCGAGGTGCCCGGGATCGAGCTGGGCAGCGCGGTGATCCCCACCTATCCCCGCCACCCCCTGCTGATGGCGCAGCAGGCGCTGACCACCCAGCTGGCCATCGGAGGCCGGCTGGCGCTGGGCATCGGCCTCTCCCACCAGGTGGTGATCGAGGGCATGTTCGGCCACTCGTTCGAGAAGCCGGCCCGGCACATGCGCGAGTACCTCGAGGTGCTGCTGCCCGCGCTGCGCCAGGAGAGCGTCAACGTCGACGGCGAGACGGTGCGGGCCCACGGCACGATCACGATCCCCGGCGCCCCGCCCTGCCCGGTGCTGCTCGCCGCGCTGGCGCCGCGGATGCTGCGGCTCGCCGGGGGCATGGCCGACGGCACCATCACCTGGATGACCGGGGTACGGACGCTCGCCGAGCACATCGTGCCCTCGATCGCCGCCGCCGCCGAGGAGGCGGGCAGGCCGCCGCCCCGGGTGGTGGTCGGCCTGCCGGTGTGCGTCACCGACGACGTCGAGGAGGCGCGCCGGCGCGCCGCCCGCGGCTTCGTCATGTACGGGCAGCTGCCCTCCTACCGGGCGATGCTCGACCGCGAGGGCGCCGCCGGCCCCGCCGACGTCGTCGTCGCCGGCGACGAGACCGCGGTCCGAGCCCGGCTCGCCGCGTTCGGCGAGGCGGGTGCCACCGACTTCATCGCGATGGAGATCGGCTCGACCGAGGAGCGGGCCCGCACCCGCGCACTGCTCGCCGCCGCTGTCTGA
- a CDS encoding phosphotransferase, translating into MQRSEDEGLRDRLADFCRAHAGAGAEVVGLRAMPGHSGLSFGFALRGGDGPPRHVLRLPPAGVRGRLLVAPPRAPRLGLRHGDFQWSNLLFHRGRLLAVLDWELASTGPVLHDLGWLCVFSDPGSWEMPGMWSATAPPERLATLYAQHGGEVDALPWHRALAGYAFAVIAAFNLMLHRRGKRVDPHYELLAPSIPRLLERALEVLDGDS; encoded by the coding sequence ATGCAGCGGTCGGAGGACGAGGGCCTGCGCGACCGGCTGGCGGACTTCTGCCGGGCCCACGCCGGCGCCGGCGCTGAGGTCGTGGGGCTGCGGGCGATGCCGGGGCACAGCGGCCTCAGCTTCGGCTTCGCGCTGCGCGGGGGCGACGGGCCGCCGCGCCACGTCCTCCGCCTGCCCCCCGCCGGGGTGCGCGGGCGACTCCTCGTCGCACCACCGCGGGCGCCGCGCCTGGGGCTGCGCCACGGCGACTTCCAGTGGTCGAACCTGCTCTTCCACCGGGGCCGGCTGCTCGCGGTGCTCGACTGGGAGCTCGCCTCCACCGGCCCGGTGCTCCACGACCTCGGCTGGCTCTGCGTCTTCAGCGACCCCGGCTCCTGGGAGATGCCGGGGATGTGGTCGGCGACCGCCCCGCCGGAGCGGCTCGCCACCCTGTACGCCCAGCATGGCGGCGAGGTGGACGCGCTGCCGTGGCACCGCGCCCTGGCCGGGTACGCCTTCGCGGTGATCGCCGCCTTCAACCTCATGCTCCACCGCCGCGGCAAGCGGGTCGACCCCCACTACGAGCTGCTCGCTCCCTCGATCCCGCGGCTGCTCGAGCGCGCCCTCGAGGTGCTCGACGGCGACTCCTGA
- a CDS encoding ABC transporter permease → MSLFQTVMSGLQAVASRRMRSLLTSLGILIGVGAVIITVGIGLGTRTSIASNISRLGTNLITVTPGSLTTGGVRTGLGNATTLTMDDAAALQNPSVAPDVGAVAPVVSRQTATMTAGSQNWTAGVTGSTGGWLVANARVVSDGTFFTDSDVKSHAQVAVLGPTTAAKLFPAGDALGNLITIQHVPFRVIGILVPRGAQGLFNPDDLAVVPVTTAQGELIQGGSLTSVQRILISATSRDAIGPAYQEVNDLLMQTHRISDPGQADFTITTQESILATLDSTSTAITLLLAGVAGISLLVGGIGVMNIMLVSVTERISEIGLRKALGATRGDILRQFLIEASALSAAGGVLGIGLGAGSTFLLNHFTSLLAVFSPSAALIALFIAAGIGLVFGVFPAMRAARLAPIEALRAA, encoded by the coding sequence GTGAGCCTGTTCCAGACGGTGATGAGCGGCCTGCAGGCGGTGGCCTCCCGCCGGATGCGCTCGCTGCTCACCTCCCTGGGCATCCTGATCGGCGTCGGCGCGGTGATCATCACCGTCGGCATCGGCCTCGGCACCCGCACCAGCATCGCCTCGAACATCAGCCGGCTCGGCACCAACCTGATCACGGTCACGCCGGGCAGCCTCACCACCGGCGGGGTGCGCACCGGGCTGGGCAACGCCACCACCCTGACCATGGACGACGCCGCGGCGCTCCAGAACCCCTCGGTCGCGCCCGACGTCGGCGCGGTCGCCCCGGTGGTGTCGCGCCAGACCGCGACGATGACCGCCGGCTCCCAGAACTGGACGGCGGGGGTCACCGGGAGCACCGGAGGCTGGCTCGTCGCCAACGCCCGGGTGGTCTCCGACGGCACCTTCTTCACCGACTCCGACGTGAAGAGCCACGCCCAGGTCGCCGTCCTCGGACCCACCACCGCGGCGAAGCTCTTCCCCGCGGGCGACGCCCTCGGCAACCTCATCACCATCCAGCACGTGCCCTTCCGGGTGATCGGCATCCTCGTCCCCCGCGGCGCCCAGGGGCTGTTCAACCCCGACGACCTCGCCGTGGTGCCGGTGACCACCGCCCAGGGTGAGCTCATCCAGGGCGGGTCGCTGACCTCGGTGCAGCGCATCCTCATCAGCGCCACCAGTCGCGACGCCATCGGGCCCGCGTATCAGGAGGTCAACGACCTGCTGATGCAGACCCACCGCATCAGCGACCCCGGCCAGGCCGACTTCACCATCACCACCCAGGAGTCGATCCTGGCGACCCTCGACTCGACCAGCACCGCGATCACCCTGCTGCTCGCCGGGGTGGCGGGGATCTCGCTGCTGGTGGGCGGCATCGGGGTGATGAACATCATGCTGGTGTCGGTGACCGAGCGGATCTCGGAGATCGGGCTGCGCAAGGCGCTGGGCGCCACCCGCGGCGACATCCTCCGCCAGTTCCTCATCGAGGCATCGGCGCTGAGCGCCGCCGGCGGGGTGCTCGGCATCGGGCTCGGCGCCGGCTCGACGTTCCTGCTCAACCACTTCACGTCGCTGCTCGCGGTCTTCTCGCCCTCGGCGGCGCTGATCGCGCTGTTCATCGCCGCGGGCATCGGCCTGGTCTTCGGGGTGTTCCCGGCGATGCGGGCGGCGAGGCTGGCGCCGATCGAGGCGCTGCGCGCCGCGTAG
- a CDS encoding S53 family peptidase: protein MVNRLTRGVCAAVVTAGLVLSGAAGLRAAMLTAPASPAQEVTANVLPGLDRLAPRGLPSPLTELHVGIGLAAADPAGQLALYERLYDPASPLYHQFLTPAEVAGRFGVPEKRFRAVTGWLEGGGLRVSHVDSARTYVQAVGTVAQLDHLFATTLRSYRAGGVDFVANDRRPSVPPGLGVVSVIGLNTLQRFSVPARVQPKPGVGGLYTDAYTPQALWSLYDQPADNLGQGQTMAIIGAGASDSVIGDLRRFEDLNHLPHVPVAVKHAGAGPFKDNTGGVEWDLDTQSSTGMAPLVKREDLYFGATLSDADVLAAFSLWASDPDAPRQADASFGECETNPLNPVFGNPSANPPGNFGQGLGDNLEPVGDQTLLQATLEGRSLFASAGDTGSSCPIAVLPIVGAGNGVANQAIPLQGYPAASKYAVAVGGTVLYSSAGAPPSRRTVEYAWTFTGGGSSVFIDEPGYQKGIAAINHPCVLDPSGRPYPPGTLCRGVPDVAAISGDLAGNGYTIVNNMKISPGGGTSLSAPLWVGMWTRVQAAAPDQAHGLGFANPTLYRLGTGPRGAQDFHDITVGGNGLYAATPGWDYVSGFGSPSLTNLMRDVDGRTAPVLNTTPATVPAPPLATPCDPVWTGLPGNAADPVTTDQVPQLDLLRGDLSLSPDGRTLRAALTVAKLDGSLPPDASAANWTMYWTYGGVTYLAHARLDKLGAVTFGDGVSDAKGAGDAHTDDTGSLTMGSPGRVEIDVPLTHVGNPPQGSRLTYPLGDAGLEVGILPATVDVGGTQLDAQLVPCGSPVTTKAPPGGGAPPLPIPLPLGVAQPPPAAPAPAAGTAPPAPGSPSLPLPLPSLPRAVVGVRSVTGSLLGIPVSGG from the coding sequence ATGGTCAATCGACTCACCCGCGGCGTCTGTGCGGCGGTCGTCACCGCCGGTCTCGTGCTCTCGGGGGCGGCCGGCCTCCGGGCGGCGATGCTCACCGCTCCGGCATCGCCGGCGCAGGAGGTGACCGCGAACGTCCTGCCGGGCCTCGACCGCCTCGCCCCGCGGGGGCTGCCCTCGCCGCTCACCGAGCTGCACGTCGGCATCGGCCTCGCCGCCGCCGACCCGGCCGGCCAGCTCGCCCTGTACGAGCGGCTCTACGACCCCGCCAGCCCGCTCTACCACCAGTTCCTGACGCCCGCCGAGGTGGCGGGGCGCTTCGGAGTCCCCGAGAAACGGTTCCGCGCGGTCACCGGCTGGCTGGAGGGCGGAGGGCTGCGGGTCTCCCACGTCGACTCCGCCCGCACCTACGTCCAGGCGGTGGGCACCGTGGCCCAGCTCGACCACCTCTTCGCCACCACCCTGCGGAGCTACCGCGCCGGCGGGGTCGACTTCGTCGCCAACGACCGGCGGCCCTCGGTGCCGCCGGGGCTGGGTGTGGTCTCGGTGATCGGGCTCAACACCCTGCAGCGGTTCTCGGTGCCCGCGCGGGTGCAGCCGAAGCCCGGCGTCGGCGGCCTCTACACCGACGCCTACACCCCCCAGGCGCTGTGGTCGCTCTACGACCAGCCCGCCGACAACCTCGGCCAGGGCCAGACGATGGCGATCATCGGCGCCGGGGCGAGCGACTCGGTGATCGGCGACCTGCGCCGCTTCGAGGACCTCAACCACCTGCCCCACGTCCCGGTGGCGGTGAAGCACGCCGGCGCCGGCCCCTTCAAGGACAACACCGGTGGCGTGGAGTGGGACCTCGACACCCAGTCGAGCACCGGGATGGCGCCGCTGGTCAAGCGCGAGGACCTCTACTTCGGCGCCACCCTCAGCGACGCCGACGTCCTCGCCGCGTTCTCGCTGTGGGCGAGCGATCCCGACGCCCCCCGCCAGGCCGACGCCTCCTTCGGGGAGTGCGAGACCAATCCGCTCAACCCGGTGTTCGGCAATCCGTCCGCCAACCCGCCCGGCAACTTCGGCCAGGGCCTGGGCGACAACCTCGAGCCGGTCGGCGACCAGACCCTCCTCCAGGCCACCCTGGAGGGCCGCAGCCTCTTCGCCTCCGCCGGCGACACCGGCTCGTCCTGCCCGATCGCGGTGCTGCCCATCGTCGGCGCCGGCAACGGCGTGGCCAACCAGGCGATCCCCCTCCAGGGCTACCCGGCGGCGAGCAAGTACGCCGTCGCCGTCGGCGGCACCGTCCTCTACTCCTCGGCGGGCGCGCCGCCGTCGCGCCGCACGGTGGAGTACGCGTGGACCTTCACCGGCGGCGGCTCGTCGGTGTTCATCGACGAGCCCGGCTACCAGAAGGGCATCGCCGCCATCAACCACCCCTGCGTGCTCGACCCCAGCGGCAGGCCCTACCCGCCGGGCACGCTCTGCCGCGGTGTGCCCGACGTGGCCGCGATCTCCGGCGACCTCGCCGGGAACGGCTACACCATCGTCAACAACATGAAGATCAGCCCCGGCGGCGGCACCAGCCTCAGCGCGCCGCTGTGGGTGGGGATGTGGACGCGTGTCCAGGCCGCGGCCCCCGACCAGGCCCACGGCCTCGGCTTCGCCAACCCCACCCTGTACCGGCTGGGCACCGGGCCGCGCGGCGCCCAGGACTTCCACGACATCACCGTCGGCGGCAATGGTCTCTACGCCGCCACCCCGGGATGGGACTACGTCAGCGGCTTCGGCAGCCCCAGCCTCACCAACCTGATGCGCGATGTCGACGGCCGGACCGCGCCGGTGCTGAACACCACCCCCGCGACGGTGCCGGCGCCACCGCTGGCCACCCCCTGCGACCCGGTCTGGACCGGCCTCCCGGGCAACGCCGCCGACCCGGTGACCACCGACCAGGTGCCGCAGCTCGACCTGCTCCGCGGCGACCTGAGCCTCAGCCCCGACGGCAGGACCCTGCGCGCCGCGCTGACCGTCGCCAAGCTCGACGGCTCGCTGCCGCCGGACGCCAGCGCGGCGAACTGGACGATGTACTGGACCTACGGGGGGGTGACCTACCTCGCCCACGCCCGGCTCGACAAGCTGGGCGCGGTCACCTTCGGCGACGGCGTCTCGGACGCCAAGGGCGCGGGCGACGCCCACACCGACGACACCGGCAGCCTCACCATGGGCAGCCCCGGCCGCGTCGAGATCGACGTCCCCCTCACCCACGTCGGCAACCCGCCACAGGGGTCACGGCTCACCTATCCGCTCGGCGACGCCGGGCTCGAGGTGGGGATCCTGCCGGCCACCGTCGACGTCGGCGGCACCCAGCTCGACGCCCAGCTCGTCCCCTGCGGGTCGCCGGTCACCACCAAGGCGCCGCCCGGCGGCGGGGCACCGCCGCTGCCGATCCCGCTGCCGCTGGGGGTCGCGCAGCCGCCGCCCGCCGCTCCTGCCCCGGCGGCCGGCACGGCACCGCCCGCGCCCGGCTCACCGTCGCTGCCGCTCCCGCTGCCCTCGCTGCCGCGGGCGGTGGTCGGGGTGCGTTCGGTCACCGGCTCGCTGCTGGGGATCCCGGTCTCCGGCGGCTGA
- a CDS encoding PaaX family transcriptional regulator C-terminal domain-containing protein — protein MRPILSRRRQVGAASARSLLLTILGEFVLPRGEPVWTSTLVAVLGRLGVEEKSARQALARTAAEGWLVSERTGRRVRWSLSPPGRRLLTEGAERIYSFNAALPQWDGEWLLLLVSVPEAQRALRHRLRTRLTWAGFGSPAPGMWLSPHPDREVECDAVLVELGLRSAAMSFRARFGGIGEQRALVAQAWDVDEISAHYEAFIQEVGGEAPAPGDGVLLAQTRLVHEWRRFPFLDPRLPQDLLPPGWSGARAATLFQSRHESWNESAQRRWSELAAG, from the coding sequence GTGCGCCCGATCCTGAGCCGCCGCCGCCAGGTGGGCGCCGCCAGCGCGCGGTCGCTGCTGCTCACCATTCTCGGCGAGTTCGTGCTGCCCCGGGGCGAACCGGTGTGGACCTCGACGCTGGTCGCGGTCCTCGGCCGCCTGGGCGTCGAGGAGAAGTCGGCGCGGCAGGCGCTGGCGCGGACCGCGGCGGAGGGCTGGCTGGTCTCGGAGCGCACCGGCCGCCGGGTGCGCTGGTCGCTCAGCCCTCCGGGGCGGCGGCTGCTCACCGAGGGCGCTGAGCGCATCTACTCGTTCAACGCGGCGCTGCCGCAGTGGGACGGCGAGTGGCTGCTGCTGCTCGTCTCCGTGCCCGAGGCCCAGCGGGCGCTCCGGCACCGGCTCCGCACCCGGCTCACCTGGGCGGGATTCGGCTCGCCCGCGCCGGGCATGTGGCTGAGCCCCCACCCCGACCGCGAGGTGGAGTGCGACGCGGTCCTGGTCGAGCTCGGGCTGCGGTCGGCGGCGATGTCCTTCCGGGCCCGCTTCGGCGGCATCGGCGAGCAGCGCGCCCTGGTCGCCCAGGCCTGGGACGTCGACGAGATCAGCGCCCACTACGAGGCCTTCATCCAGGAGGTCGGCGGCGAGGCGCCCGCGCCCGGTGACGGCGTGCTCCTCGCCCAGACCCGGCTGGTCCACGAGTGGCGGCGCTTTCCCTTCCTCGACCCGCGGCTTCCCCAGGACCTGCTGCCCCCCGGCTGGAGCGGAGCCCGTGCCGCGACCCTCTTCCAGTCCCGGCACGAGAGCTGGAACGAGAGCGCGCAGCGCCGCTGGTCGGAGCTCGCCGCCGGCTGA
- the boxC gene encoding 2,3-epoxybenzoyl-CoA dihydrolase — protein MTLSTHPAEAAPATEGATPPRVCFDAHPDGYRHWRLQIEGRVARLVLDVDEAGGLVPGYPLKLNSYDLGVDIELYDAVQRLRFEHPEVGAVVVTGGSDKVFCAGANIRMLAQSSHPWKVNFCKFTNETRNGIEDATASSGQTWIAALNGTASGGGYELALACERILLVDDGSSAVSLPELPLLGVLPGTGGLTRVVDKRRVRRDLADVFATRAEGVRGETAVRWRLVDESIPRRRFDEVVAERAAEAVAGSGRPAEGRGITLTPLRRTIGEDRIDYPHVGAELDREAGTVTITVRGPEGPAPGGLEAIHAAGTEFWPLAVARELDDLILELRTNELELGTWVLRTRGDSAAVLAHERLLAEHAGDWLVNEIRHYLKRTLKRLDVTSRSLIALVDPGSCFAGPLLELLLAADRSYMLDGVIEGEEGEPAVITLGETNFGALPMPNGLSRLEVRFLGEPDHVDALRALAGEPLDAARALELGLVTSAPDDIDWEDEVRLALEERASFSPDALTGMEANLRFPGPETLETKIFARLTAWQNWIFTRPNAAGPDGALRKYGTGQRASFDRRRV, from the coding sequence ATGACTCTCTCGACCCATCCCGCCGAGGCAGCGCCCGCCACCGAGGGCGCCACGCCGCCCCGGGTGTGCTTCGATGCCCACCCCGACGGCTACCGGCACTGGCGGCTGCAGATCGAGGGTCGGGTGGCCCGGCTGGTGCTCGACGTCGACGAGGCGGGGGGGCTGGTTCCCGGCTACCCGCTGAAGCTGAACTCCTACGACCTCGGGGTCGACATCGAGCTCTACGACGCCGTCCAGCGGCTGCGCTTCGAGCACCCGGAGGTGGGCGCGGTCGTGGTCACCGGCGGCAGCGACAAGGTGTTCTGCGCCGGCGCCAACATCCGCATGCTCGCGCAGTCGAGCCACCCCTGGAAGGTCAACTTCTGCAAGTTCACCAACGAGACCCGCAACGGCATCGAGGACGCCACCGCGAGCTCCGGCCAGACCTGGATCGCCGCGCTCAACGGCACCGCTTCGGGCGGCGGCTACGAGCTGGCCCTGGCCTGCGAGCGGATCCTCCTCGTCGACGACGGCTCCTCGGCGGTGTCGCTGCCCGAGCTTCCGCTGCTCGGGGTGCTGCCCGGCACCGGCGGCCTCACCCGGGTGGTCGACAAGCGCCGGGTGCGCCGTGACCTCGCCGACGTCTTCGCCACCCGCGCCGAGGGGGTGCGCGGCGAGACCGCGGTGCGCTGGCGGCTGGTCGACGAGAGCATCCCCAGGCGGCGCTTCGACGAGGTCGTCGCCGAGCGCGCCGCCGAGGCGGTGGCAGGCTCCGGCCGTCCGGCGGAGGGCCGCGGCATCACCCTGACCCCGCTGCGGCGCACCATCGGCGAGGACCGCATCGACTACCCCCACGTGGGCGCCGAGCTCGACCGCGAGGCCGGCACGGTGACGATCACGGTGCGGGGTCCGGAGGGGCCCGCGCCCGGCGGGCTCGAGGCGATCCACGCCGCGGGCACGGAGTTCTGGCCGCTGGCGGTCGCCCGCGAGCTCGACGACCTCATCCTCGAGCTGCGCACCAACGAGCTCGAGCTCGGCACCTGGGTGCTGCGCACCCGCGGCGACTCGGCGGCGGTGCTCGCCCACGAGCGGCTGCTCGCTGAGCACGCCGGCGACTGGCTGGTGAACGAGATCCGCCACTACCTCAAGCGCACCCTGAAGCGGCTCGACGTCACCAGCCGCAGCCTCATCGCCCTGGTCGACCCGGGGAGCTGCTTCGCCGGGCCGCTGCTCGAGCTGCTGCTCGCCGCCGACCGCAGCTACATGCTCGACGGGGTGATCGAGGGGGAGGAGGGCGAGCCCGCCGTGATCACCCTCGGCGAGACCAACTTCGGCGCCCTCCCAATGCCCAACGGCCTCAGCCGGCTGGAGGTGCGCTTCCTCGGCGAGCCCGATCACGTCGACGCCCTGCGCGCGCTCGCCGGCGAGCCGCTGGACGCGGCGCGAGCGCTCGAGCTGGGGCTGGTCACGTCCGCACCCGACGACATCGACTGGGAGGACGAGGTCCGGCTCGCCCTCGAGGAGCGCGCCAGCTTCAGCCCCGACGCGCTCACCGGCATGGAGGCGAACCTCCGCTTCCCCGGACCCGAGACCCTGGAGACCAAGATCTTCGCCCGGCTCACCGCCTGGCAGAACTGGATCTTCACCCGGCCCAACGCTGCGGGTCCCGACGGCGCCCTGCGAAAGTACGGGACCGGGCAGCGTGCCAGCTTCGACAGGAGGCGAGTGTGA